The DNA region AGAGGTGAAATTAAGTTCCTGGAGCCCTGCCAGGGTGGGAACCCGCCCCATTACTGGTCATTCATCAAGAGCTGCTTGCCGCAGGCAGGGGATGGTCCCCCAGCACCGGGGCACTGCCCTCAGCGCCGGCTCTGTCCCTATCCCCATGTCACACAGGCAACCCTGACCATGCTGTCAATGCCGGGCTGTGTGAAGCGGCAGGACAGCGGGAtgctgtcgtggttcagccccagccagcagctcagcaccacgcagccgctcgctccccctgccccgatgggatgggggagagaatcggaggagtaagagtgacaaacactcctggggtgagataagaacagtttaataattggaagaaagtaaaatagtaatgataatagtaacaataaaataataataataatatacaaagcaagtgatgcacaatgcaattgctcaccacccgccgaccaatacccagacagttcccgagcagcgatcgctgctccctggccaaccccccccccccccccccagtttctatactgagcatgacgtcatatggtatggaatagcccttggtcagtttggatcaactattctggctgtgccccctcccggtttcttgtgcacctggcagaacataggaagctgaaaagtccttgactagcataagcagtacttggcaacaactaaaacatcggtgtgttatctgcattcttctactaaatccaaaacacagcactatgcctgctactaggaagaaaattaactctatcccagctgaaaccaggacagatgctTTTGGGCACGCAGGGCCACACGGTGCTCGTGTGCACCAGGTCTGCGAGGATGGGGATGCTACGGGACCAAGCAGTGCTGGCTCACTGGAGAAGTGCAGGGATGATGCTGTGGGTCCCCTTTGCCTCATGGCATGAAAAGACACCCCTACAGAGGGGAGTAAACCAGGTGAAATTGAAGCAGCTGAGGCAAATAGACTTCTGTTGAGATTTGATGGAGAATTGCAGCCCCAATAGCCAGGTGGAGGGGTGAAGGGGACATGGCCATGTCCTGGCCACCTCCCTGCTACCCAGCTAGAGTACATGACACACCAACCTTGCAGGAAAAGCCACAGAGACCCCTTTTAAGGAACTACCCCAGAGCCTTAAGCAATGCACAAGTATGTCATTGGATGGAATTGGATGAAACAGAGACATTTCACAACTGGTGGAGTGGCGCAGGCAGATGGTCAGGCTATAAGAGATGCCACGCTTGGGATCAGCCCCACTCCAGCCCAAGTGGATCTCACTACTTCGTCAAGATGAGCAAGGCAAGTCCAATGTTGAGTCGGGTATTTAAGGTCTCCATGCTCTTTTCCAGGTGCCAGCTGGGCCATTGGAGGTGCAAGGACCCTTGGGGAGCCTCTCCTCACCGTGTGAGCTGCCATCAGTCGCTGGCAGAGGATAACCACCTCCGCTCAGGCTCATCCAAGCACAAACCCACACGGAGAGATGTCTTCTCCTGGAAGAGGCTTCTCAGCACTGAAGGGGCTCCTGGACATCAGATCTCATATTCTGTACCTCTACAGAGGTTTTTGCAGTGCTGCCAGTATTTCAGGAACCTTGCTTCAACAGCGCTTGACTTACAGAAGGcacattttgggggaaaaatcaGCTCTCAGCTATTGTCTGTAGTTGCACATCCCAGAGCAAAAGCAGGCAAAGGCTTCAACTCCCTTCAGTCTCCTTTGGCTTGTAGATAAGAGCAAGCTCAAAACAAACAGCTCAAACTTATCCCCCCAAAAAGAATGACTGAACAAAGCCAGGCTGTGTCCTCATCTGGTGCGAAGCAGGTGGCTGTACTGGAGCCTCTCTGGTTTACATCAGTCTTCCCCATCTATTGTGGCTCCTGAGATTATTCAGTGTAATCATTTCTCTTCCAGACCACCACTGCCCTGCTCTTGTTTTCCGACCTGGAGAAGGCCATGAATGAGATCATTGACGTCTTCCACCACTACTCAAGGCGGGAGGGGGACAAAGACACCCTGACCAAGAGGGAGCTGAAGCTCCTGATTGAGGAGCAGCTTAGAAACTACCTGCAGGTGAGTGGAGTTTCTCATGACCTACGTGGGGAGGGAGCTGGCCTGGACCCCATTGCCTGAATACCCCCAGGGACTGGATTTACTCCCTTCCCACTCTACTCTCCTGCCCCAACACCTTCTGCTGAGACCCTCCCTGTCCAACTGCCATTTTCCAAACATGCTCCATAAAGACAAATGAAGGAAGCCCACGCAGGGCTGGGTGAACCTGCAGCCAGATATTTACTCGCATTACCTTATCTGCAAAAATCAGGATCATAATGCCCTAGAGCTCCTCTGCCATCTAGGAGCAATGATGTCAAATATCAGCCAAAAagccaattattttttttttggtaactgcTAAAGCAGAAGGTAAAGTGTTTTTAATCCAACACACTGAAGGATAAGTTTGTGGCTGACATAACACTGCTGCCTTCATTGGTCTCCACGCTGCACTGTGTCCTGGCAATGATGCTAGCCTGTTGCTCACCAGTTGCTTCATTGTCATGGGTGAATTGTTGCTGTACTCAAAGCAATGGGTGATGATAGCATAAGGACGGAGCCACAAACAGCGTTAGACTACTGGGGACCTGGCACCTGTGAGGGTCCCAGCAAGGCCGGGGGAAGACCGAGTCATGTGAATGACATGACTTTGCCCTCACCCTGTCCCTTCCTTTGCAGCATGTGAAAAACAAGGCCACCATTGACGAAATCATGAAGGACCTCGATATAAACAAGGATGAGCAGCTCAGCTTCTGCGAGGTGATGTTGCTGATCACCCGTGTGACCATTGCCACCCACGAACACCTCCATGATGTTGAGGGCCATGGCcagaagcaacagcagcaacaacagcaggAGCACCACAAGCATCACCACTGAGGCAGACTGTGGTGCCTGGCCAAAGGCACCCATGCAGTGCTTGCAGCCCCTGGCtttctcccctccatccctctctgcccacctccctcctttccttccttcaagTTTGATGGTTTTGCTGCCAAATAAAGATTTGCCCTGAGGCTGTCAAAACTCTTCTGTGCGTCTACGTGGGTTTTCCTTGAGGCAAGTCCTGCACCTTACTGTCTCCCAGCATGGCTTTAATCCACCTTGGAGACAGGCTGCAGGTTCCCAGGGGCAAGGTGGATgcctggggagagcagggtTCATTGCAGTGGGTGCTCACAATACTCCTTACATGATAACTTGGCAGGTCTTTGCATTTCCAACtagaaaaaaagcctgttttggCCTGAAAACACTCTGCATGTCTCCTAGGACTGAGCTGTGGTGGCAGGCAGGAGctagaaagaaggaaggggacagATAAGCACACTTTTATGGAGGAGCACCCTTTTTAGGGCACTTCTGTGCTGCAGGGCCCTGGCATGGGGCTGGAAGGTGGATGCATTTAGTTTTAGTACTACAGCCAGCAGCAAGGTCTGACTGCTGGGTTTTGTGTGGACAAGAACTgagaacaaccccagctcctcACTCAGAGCAGCCTGAGTTGGCCCCATGGAGGTGTCCCTTATTAATAGCTGCTTTCCAGAGTGGGCGGCTGGAAATGCCTACCatgctgctgagcagcctcCCACTGTGCATGCTTAGAGCCTGGCTACTGATTTGCAAATGCCTtttacaggggaaaaaggaacagTTGTGATTTCCTAAGGGTGAGTCAAAGCCCTGAAATCACCCTGCTCTGTGAAGGAACCTGCCACAAGCTTCCCCAAACCAGCAGCACTGAAGCAAGCACCCTGGTTAACACAAGACTGCCACAAGTTTGCTTCACCACTGCTGGCCAGGTTGCTTCAGCTTCCTTTGGAGGCAATTTTGACATCTGAAGTGTTAAACACCTTCTTACAAGGTAAAATCTGCTGCAGGGGCCAGAGTCACTCAGCTCTGCCTGAGCCTGCCCAGGCTGGGAGGTCCCCACTGGAGTCAGATCCTGCACCCAAGGCTCAATCCTGCACCCCAACATGGGTCATGCACCCAATCCTACAGCACTTTAGGGTCTCTGGAGCAGGTATGAGCTCCACACCCAGGGGAGAGAGTGGAGCTGGTTCATTGCCACCACCCTGCCAGGGTAGAACAACATCACCGTCAAGAGCCAAGCTGTCCCTAGGGCTGCCCCATAAGGGGGTGCCCAGCTTTTGAGACAAGGGTGGTTTGGTGCCCatgtgc from Pelecanus crispus isolate bPelCri1 chromosome 22, bPelCri1.pri, whole genome shotgun sequence includes:
- the LOC104030605 gene encoding protein MRP-126, yielding MNEIIDVFHHYSRREGDKDTLTKRELKLLIEEQLRNYLQHVKNKATIDEIMKDLDINKDEQLSFCEVMLLITRVTIATHEHLHDVEGHGQKQQQQQQQEHHKHHH